The Scomber japonicus isolate fScoJap1 chromosome 13, fScoJap1.pri, whole genome shotgun sequence genome includes a window with the following:
- the alg8 gene encoding probable dolichyl pyrophosphate Glc1Man9GlcNAc2 alpha-1,3-glucosyltransferase: MAASVDHGGWFAALFLGVSLLKCLFISSYHSTDFEVHRNWLAITHSLPVSRWYHENTSEWTLDYPPLFAWFEFGLSHVARLFDGDMLRVENLNYDSQATVLFQRLSVIFTDLMFAFAARECCRCVQVQKGSQDVLNQPAFVLAALLLWNFGLLIVDHIHFQYNGFLFGFLLLSVAKHLQSRHLQGALLFSVLLNLKHIYLYVAPAYGVYLLRSYCFTQDNKDGSVRWSSFSPLRLIALGSIVISVCALSFGPFIAMGQLPQVLSRLFPFKRGLCHAYWAPNVWALYNLLDKTLVTLGLRLKLLQEAGLPRASMTGGLVQEFQHSVLPSVSPSVTLVCTLLSIMPALGSIWLRPRGARGFLRCLLVCALASFMFGWHVHEKAVLIAILPLSFLAVESREDAGIFLMLSATGHYSLFPLLFTPAEFPIKVVLMLTFTIFSFVALRKLHSGRGALLRPLEVFYLAGLVAVAIACEVAFPLSPWRQTLPFLPLLATSGYCALGVCYCFLRLYATLLTSHKPKQL, encoded by the exons ATGGCGGCCTCTGTGGACCATGGCGGCTGGTTTGCAGCTTTGTTTCTGGGAGTTTCTCTGCTtaaatgtttgttcatcagCTCGTA tcaCTCCACAGACTTCGAGGTGCACAGGAACTGGTTGGCCATCACACACAGTCTGCCGGTGTCCAGGTGGTACCATGAG AACACGTCTGAGTGGACTCTGGACTACCCTCCGCTGTTCGCCTGGTTCGAGTTCGGTCTGTCTCACGTCGCTCGGCTGTTCGACGGCGACATGCTGCGAGTCGAGAACCTGAACTACGACAGCCAGGCCACCGTCCTCTTCCAGAGACTCTCCGTCATCTTCACCGACCTCATGTTCGCCTTCGCTGCCCGAGA GTGCTGCCGGTGCGTTCAGGTGCAGAAAGGATCGCAGGACGTTCTGAACCAGCCGGCCTTCGTCCTCGCCGCCCTGCTGCTGTGGAACTTCGGCCTCCTCATCGTCGACC ATATCCATTTCCAGTATAACGGCTTCCTGTTCGGTTTCTTGCTGCTGTCGGTGGCGAAACACCTGCAG TCTCGGcacctgcagggggcgctgctGTTCTCCGTCCTGCTCAACCTGAAGCACATCTACCTGTACGTTGCTCCGGCGTACGGCGTTTACCTGCTGAGGAGCTACTGCTTCACTCAGGACAATAAAG atgGTTCGGTCCGGTGGAGCAGCTTCAGTCCGCTGCGTCTCATCGCTCTGGGAAGCATCGTCATCTCCGTCTGCGCTCTGTCCTTCGGCCCCTTCATCGCCATG ggTCAGCTCCCTCAGGTCCTCTCTCGTCTCTTCCCCTTTAAACGAGGTCTCTGTCACGCCTACTGGGCCCCGAACGTCTGGGCCCTCTACAACCTGCTGGACAAGACCCTGGTGACCCTCG GACTCCGcctgaagctgctgcaggaagCCGGACTTCCTCGAGCCTCCATGACGGGAGGACTGGTTCAGGAGTTCCAGCACTCGGTCCTGCCGTCCGTCTCTCCCTCCGTCACACTCGTCTGCACTCTGCTGTCCATCATG CCGGCGCTCGGCTCCATCTGGCTCCGTCCTCGAGGTGCTCGAGGGTTCCTGCGCTGCCTGCTGGTCTGCGCTCTCGCCTCCTTCATGTTCGGCTGGCACGTTCATGAGAAGGCCGTCCTCATCGCCATCCTGCctctcag CTTCCTGGCGGTGGAAAGCAGAGAGGATGCTGGGATATTCCTGATGCTGAGCGCTACGGGCCATTACTCGCTGTTCCCGCTGCTCTTCACACCTGCAG agTTTCCCATCAAAGTCGTGTTGATGCTGACTTTTACGATCTTCTCGTTCGTCGCTCTGAGGAAACTTCACAG CGGCCGCGGCGCTCTGCTCCGTCCTCTTGAGGTCTTCTACCTGGCCGGCCTGGTTGCCGTGGCGATCGCCTGCGAGGTGGCGTTCCCTCTGTCGCCGTGGAGACAGACGCTGCCcttcctccccctgctggccaccTCGGGGTACTGCGCGCTGGGCGTCTGCTACTGCTTCCTGCGTCTGTACGCCACTCTGCTGACCAGCCACAAACCCAAACAGCTGTGA